The following are encoded together in the Pseudomonas maumuensis genome:
- a CDS encoding DUF2790 domain-containing protein: MKALLVLVLGGFCGAALAGEAKDVEQIPVEQYSYSQHLDIARVISMSEVPNVCEVVPARMTYEDSQGQKHILEYRVMGNGCSNG, encoded by the coding sequence ATGAAAGCTTTACTGGTATTGGTACTTGGCGGTTTTTGCGGCGCGGCACTGGCCGGCGAAGCAAAAGATGTCGAGCAGATTCCGGTTGAACAGTACAGTTATTCGCAGCACCTGGACATCGCCCGCGTCATCTCCATGAGCGAAGTGCCGAACGTCTGCGAAGTGGTGCCTGCGCGCATGACCTACGAGGACTCCCAGGGCCAGAAGCACATTCTCGAATACCGCGTGATGGGCAACGGTTGTTCCAACGGCTGA
- the aruF gene encoding arginine/ornithine succinyltransferase subunit alpha, translated as MLVMRPAQMADLNEVQRMAADSPIGVTSLPDDAGRLGDKIAASETSFAAEVSFNGEESYFFVLEDSATGKLVGCSAIVASAGYSEPFYSFRNETFVHASRELKIHNKIHVLSLCHDLTGNSLLTSFYVVPELVTSAFAELNSRGRLLFMASHPERFAESVVTEIVGYSDEQGESPFWDAIGRNFFDLNYADAERLCGLKSRTFLAELMPHYPIYVPLLADEAQEAMGQVHPRAQITFDILMREGFETEHYIDIFDGGPTLHARASGIRSIAQSRVVPVKLDETPVKGGRPYLVCNGQLQDYRAVLLELDWVPGKPVSLSGEAAEALGVGEGASVRLVAV; from the coding sequence ATGCTGGTGATGCGCCCCGCGCAAATGGCTGATCTGAACGAAGTGCAGCGCATGGCTGCCGACAGCCCCATTGGTGTCACCTCGCTGCCGGACGATGCTGGCCGCCTGGGCGACAAGATCGCCGCGTCGGAAACCTCTTTCGCCGCCGAGGTCAGCTTCAACGGCGAGGAAAGCTACTTTTTCGTGCTCGAGGACAGCGCCACCGGCAAGCTGGTCGGCTGCTCGGCCATCGTCGCCTCGGCCGGCTACTCCGAGCCGTTCTACAGCTTCCGCAACGAGACCTTCGTGCATGCCTCCCGCGAGCTGAAGATCCACAACAAGATCCACGTTCTGTCGCTGTGCCACGATCTTACCGGCAATAGCTTGCTGACCAGCTTCTACGTGGTGCCGGAGTTGGTGACCAGCGCCTTCGCCGAGCTCAACTCGCGTGGTCGCCTGCTGTTCATGGCCTCGCACCCCGAGCGCTTCGCCGAGTCGGTGGTGACCGAGATCGTCGGCTACAGCGACGAACAGGGCGAGTCGCCGTTCTGGGATGCCATCGGCCGCAACTTCTTCGACCTCAACTATGCCGACGCCGAGCGCCTGTGCGGCCTGAAGAGCCGCACCTTCCTTGCCGAACTGATGCCGCACTACCCGATCTACGTGCCGCTGCTGGCCGACGAGGCGCAGGAGGCCATGGGCCAGGTGCATCCGCGGGCGCAGATCACCTTCGACATCCTCATGCGCGAAGGCTTCGAGACCGAGCACTACATCGACATCTTCGACGGCGGCCCGACCCTGCACGCCCGCGCCTCGGGCATCCGCTCCATCGCCCAGAGCCGGGTGGTGCCGGTCAAGCTCGACGAGACGCCGGTCAAGGGCGGCCGTCCGTACCTGGTGTGCAACGGCCAGTTGCAGGACTACCGCGCGGTGCTGCTGGAGTTGGACTGGGTGCCGGGCAAGCCGGTCAGCCTGAGCGGTGAAGCCGCCGAGGCCCTGGGTGTCGGCGAAGGCGCCAGCGTGCGCCTGGTCGCGGTCTGA
- a CDS encoding ABC transporter substrate-binding protein, with product MKKLALLGALALSVFSLVSQADEKPLKIGIEAAYPPFAFKQPDGSLAGFDYDIGNALCEQMKAKCTWVEQEFDGLIPALKVRKIDAILSSMSITDDRKKSVDFTKRYYLTPARLVMKEGTAVSDSLAELKGKKIGVQRGSIHDRFAKEVLAPQGATVVPYGTQNEIYLDVAAGRLDGTVADATLLEDGFLKTDAGKGFAFVGPAFTDTKYFGDGVGIAVRKGDKENAERINAAIDAIRANGKYKEIEKKYFNFDIYGPDSK from the coding sequence ATGAAGAAGCTCGCACTGCTTGGCGCCCTGGCGCTTTCCGTGTTTTCCCTGGTATCGCAGGCCGATGAGAAGCCGTTGAAGATCGGTATCGAGGCCGCCTACCCACCCTTCGCCTTCAAGCAGCCCGATGGCAGCCTCGCCGGCTTCGACTACGACATCGGCAACGCCCTGTGCGAACAGATGAAAGCCAAATGTACCTGGGTCGAGCAGGAGTTCGATGGCCTGATCCCGGCGCTGAAAGTGCGCAAGATCGACGCCATCCTGTCGTCCATGTCGATCACCGACGACCGTAAGAAGTCGGTCGACTTCACCAAGCGCTACTACCTGACTCCGGCGCGCCTGGTGATGAAAGAAGGCACCGCCGTCAGCGACAGCCTGGCTGAGCTCAAGGGCAAGAAGATCGGCGTGCAGCGCGGTTCGATCCACGACCGTTTCGCCAAGGAAGTCCTGGCCCCGCAAGGCGCCACAGTGGTGCCCTACGGTACCCAGAACGAAATCTACCTGGACGTCGCCGCCGGTCGCCTGGACGGCACCGTGGCCGACGCCACCCTGCTCGAGGACGGCTTCCTGAAGACCGATGCCGGCAAGGGCTTTGCCTTCGTCGGTCCGGCCTTCACCGACACCAAGTACTTCGGTGATGGCGTAGGTATCGCCGTGCGCAAGGGCGATAAGGAAAATGCCGAGCGCATCAACGCCGCCATCGACGCGATCCGCGCCAACGGCAAATACAAAGAGATCGAGAAGAAGTACTTCAACTTCGATATCTACGGTCCAGACTCGAAGTAA
- a CDS encoding ABC transporter ATP-binding protein: MYKLQIQDLHKRYGSHEVLKGVSLEAKAGDVISIIGSSGSGKSTFLRCINLLEQPHAGKILLNNEELKLVAGKDGALKAADPKQLQRMRSRLSMVFQHFNLWSHMTALENVIEAPVHVLGVNKKEALEKAEHYLAKVGVSHRKDAFPGHMSGGEQQRVAIARALAMEPEVMLFDEPTSALDPELVGDVLKVMQSLAQEGRTMVVVTHEMGFAREVSNQLVFLHKGLVEERGCPREVLVNPQSERLKQFLSGSLK, from the coding sequence ATGTACAAACTCCAAATCCAAGACCTGCACAAGCGCTACGGCAGCCATGAGGTGCTCAAGGGCGTCTCCCTCGAAGCCAAGGCAGGCGATGTGATCAGCATCATCGGCTCCAGCGGCTCGGGCAAATCGACCTTCCTGCGTTGCATCAATCTGCTGGAGCAGCCGCACGCGGGCAAGATCCTGCTCAACAACGAAGAGCTCAAGCTGGTCGCCGGCAAGGACGGCGCGCTCAAGGCCGCCGACCCGAAGCAGCTGCAGCGCATGCGTTCGCGCCTGTCGATGGTGTTCCAGCACTTCAACCTGTGGTCGCACATGACCGCGCTGGAAAACGTCATCGAGGCGCCGGTGCACGTGCTGGGCGTGAACAAGAAGGAAGCGCTGGAGAAGGCCGAGCACTACCTGGCCAAGGTCGGCGTATCCCACCGCAAGGACGCGTTCCCCGGGCATATGTCCGGTGGCGAGCAGCAGCGTGTGGCCATTGCCCGCGCCCTGGCCATGGAGCCGGAGGTGATGCTGTTCGACGAGCCGACTTCGGCGCTGGATCCGGAGCTGGTGGGCGATGTGCTCAAGGTCATGCAATCGCTGGCCCAGGAAGGTCGCACCATGGTGGTGGTCACCCACGAGATGGGCTTTGCCCGCGAGGTTTCCAACCAGCTGGTGTTCCTGCACAAGGGCCTGGTGGAAGAGCGGGGCTGCCCGCGTGAAGTGCTGGTCAATCCGCAGTCGGAGCGTCTCAAGCAGTTCCTTTCCGGCAGCCTGAAGTAA
- the acs gene encoding acetate--CoA ligase, translating into MSAAPLYPVRPEVAASTLTDEATYKAMYQQSVINPDGFWREQAQRLDWIKPFTKVKQTSFDDHHVDIKWFADGTLNVSYNCLDRHLEERGDQLAIIWEGDDPSEHRNITYRELHEQVCKFANALRGQDVHRGDVVTIYMPMIPEAVVAMLACARIGAIHSVVFGGFSPEALAGRIIDCKSKVVITADEGLRGGRRTPLKANVDLALTNPETSSVQKIIVCKRTGGDIAWHQHRDIWYEDLMKVASSHCAPKEMGAEEALFILYTSGSTGKPKGVLHTTGGYLVYAALTHERVFDYRPGEVYWCTADVGWVTGHSYIVYGPLANGATTLLFEGVPNYPDITRVSKIVDKHKVNILYTAPTAIRAMMAEGEAAVAGADGSSLRLLGSVGEPINPEAWNWYYKTVGKERCPIVDTWWQTETGGILISPLPGATGLKPGSATRPFFGVVPALVDNLGNLIDGAAEGNLVILDSWPGQSRSLYGDHDRFVDTYFKTFRGMYFTGDGARRDEDGYYWITGRVDDVLNVSGHRMGTAEIESAMVAHPKVAEAAVVGVPHDIKGQGIYVYVTLNAGEESNEQLRLELKNWVRKEIGPIASPDVIQWAPGLPKTRSGKIMRRILRKIATGEYDALGDISTLADPGVVQHLIDTHKAMSLASA; encoded by the coding sequence ATGAGTGCGGCTCCACTGTATCCCGTTCGTCCCGAGGTTGCGGCCAGTACCCTGACCGACGAGGCCACCTACAAGGCCATGTACCAGCAATCGGTGATCAACCCGGACGGCTTCTGGCGCGAGCAGGCCCAGCGTCTGGACTGGATCAAGCCCTTCACCAAGGTCAAGCAGACCTCGTTCGACGATCACCATGTCGATATCAAATGGTTTGCCGACGGCACTCTGAACGTCTCCTACAACTGCCTGGACCGTCACCTCGAAGAGCGCGGCGACCAGCTGGCGATCATCTGGGAAGGCGACGACCCTTCCGAGCATCGCAACATCACCTACCGTGAGCTCCACGAGCAGGTCTGCAAGTTCGCCAACGCCCTGCGTGGCCAGGACGTGCATCGGGGCGACGTGGTCACCATCTATATGCCGATGATCCCCGAGGCCGTGGTCGCCATGCTGGCCTGTGCCCGCATCGGCGCGATCCACTCGGTGGTGTTCGGCGGCTTCTCGCCCGAGGCGCTGGCCGGCCGCATCATCGACTGCAAGTCCAAGGTGGTGATCACCGCCGACGAAGGCCTGCGTGGTGGCCGCCGTACCCCGCTCAAGGCCAACGTCGACCTGGCCCTGACCAACCCTGAAACCAGCAGCGTGCAAAAGATCATCGTGTGCAAGCGCACCGGTGGCGACATCGCCTGGCACCAGCACCGCGACATCTGGTACGAAGACCTGATGAAGGTCGCCTCCAGCCACTGTGCGCCGAAAGAAATGGGTGCCGAGGAGGCGTTGTTCATCCTCTATACCTCCGGCTCCACCGGCAAGCCCAAGGGGGTGCTGCACACCACCGGTGGCTACCTAGTGTATGCCGCGCTGACCCACGAGCGCGTGTTCGACTACCGTCCGGGCGAAGTGTACTGGTGCACCGCCGACGTGGGTTGGGTCACCGGCCACAGCTACATCGTCTATGGCCCGCTGGCCAATGGCGCGACCACGCTGCTGTTCGAAGGCGTGCCGAACTACCCGGACATCACCCGCGTGTCGAAGATCGTCGACAAGCACAAGGTCAACATCCTCTACACCGCGCCGACCGCCATCCGCGCCATGATGGCCGAGGGCGAGGCGGCGGTCGCCGGTGCCGATGGCTCCAGCCTGCGTCTGCTGGGTTCGGTGGGCGAGCCGATCAACCCCGAAGCCTGGAACTGGTACTACAAAACCGTTGGCAAGGAACGTTGCCCGATCGTCGATACCTGGTGGCAGACCGAGACCGGCGGCATTCTCATCAGTCCGTTGCCAGGTGCAACGGGGCTCAAGCCGGGTTCGGCGACCCGCCCGTTCTTCGGCGTGGTGCCGGCGCTGGTGGACAACCTGGGCAACCTGATCGACGGCGCCGCCGAGGGCAACCTGGTGATCCTCGATTCCTGGCCGGGCCAGTCGCGTTCGCTGTACGGCGACCACGACCGTTTCGTCGACACCTACTTCAAGACTTTCCGCGGCATGTACTTCACTGGTGACGGCGCCCGTCGCGACGAGGATGGCTACTACTGGATCACCGGTCGCGTGGATGACGTGCTCAATGTTTCCGGTCACCGCATGGGCACCGCCGAGATCGAGAGCGCGATGGTGGCGCATCCGAAGGTCGCCGAGGCGGCGGTGGTGGGCGTGCCGCACGACATCAAGGGGCAGGGCATCTATGTCTACGTAACCCTGAACGCCGGCGAGGAGTCGAACGAGCAATTGCGCCTTGAGCTGAAGAACTGGGTGCGCAAGGAGATCGGCCCGATCGCTTCGCCGGACGTGATCCAGTGGGCGCCGGGGCTGCCGAAGACCCGTTCGGGCAAGATCATGCGCCGCATACTGCGTAAGATTGCCACTGGCGAGTACGACGCGCTGGGCGATATCTCCACCCTCGCCGATCCAGGGGTGGTGCAGCACCTGATCGACACCCACAAGGCGATGAGCCTGGCTTCGGCCTGA
- a CDS encoding sigma-54-dependent transcriptional regulator, protein MRIKVHCQNRIGILRDILNLLVEYGINVLRGEVGGDHGNAIYLHCPNLINLQFQALRPKFESIAGVFGVKRVGLMPSERRHMELNALLGALDFPVLSIDMGGSIVAANRGAAQLLGVRVDEVPGIPLSRYVEDFDLPELIRANKSRINGLRIKVKGDVFLADIAPLQSEHDDSEALAGAVITLHRADRIGERIYNVRKQELRGFDSIFQSSRVMAAVVREARRMAPLDAPLLIEGETGTGKELLARACHLASPRGQAPLMALNCAGLPESMAETELFGYGPGAFEGARAEGKLGLLELTAGGTLFLDGVGEMSPRLQVKLLRFLQDGCFRRVGSDEEVYLDVRVICATQVDLSELCARGEFRQDLYHRLNVLSLHIPPLRECMDGLEGLVQHFLDQASRQIGCPLPRLAPPAMEKLGQYHWPGNVRQLENVLFQAVSLCEGGVVKSEHIRLPDYGARQPLGEFSLDGDLSQIVGRFERAVLESLMSEFPSSRALGKRLGVSHTTIANKLRDYSLNKSVE, encoded by the coding sequence ATGCGCATCAAAGTGCATTGCCAGAACCGCATCGGCATCCTGCGGGACATTCTCAACCTGTTGGTGGAGTACGGTATCAACGTCCTGCGCGGCGAAGTGGGGGGGGACCATGGCAACGCCATCTACCTACACTGCCCGAACCTGATCAACCTGCAGTTCCAGGCCCTGCGGCCCAAGTTCGAGTCGATCGCCGGGGTGTTCGGGGTCAAGCGCGTCGGCCTGATGCCCAGCGAGCGCCGGCACATGGAGCTCAATGCGCTGCTGGGGGCGTTGGACTTCCCGGTGCTGTCGATCGACATGGGCGGCAGCATCGTTGCCGCTAACCGCGGCGCGGCACAGCTGCTTGGCGTTCGGGTGGACGAAGTGCCGGGCATTCCGCTGTCGCGTTATGTCGAGGACTTCGACCTGCCGGAGCTGATACGGGCCAACAAGTCGCGGATCAACGGCCTGCGGATCAAGGTCAAGGGCGATGTGTTCCTGGCCGATATCGCACCGCTGCAGTCCGAGCATGACGACAGTGAAGCCCTGGCCGGCGCGGTAATCACCTTGCACCGCGCGGACCGTATCGGTGAGCGCATCTACAACGTGCGCAAGCAGGAGTTGCGGGGTTTCGACAGCATTTTCCAGAGCTCACGGGTTATGGCTGCCGTGGTGCGCGAGGCGCGGCGCATGGCGCCGTTGGATGCACCGTTGCTGATCGAGGGCGAGACCGGTACCGGCAAGGAGCTGCTGGCGCGGGCCTGTCACCTGGCCAGCCCGCGTGGCCAGGCGCCGCTGATGGCGCTCAACTGCGCCGGCCTGCCCGAGTCGATGGCCGAGACCGAGCTGTTCGGCTATGGGCCGGGGGCGTTCGAGGGGGCGCGGGCCGAGGGCAAGCTGGGGCTGCTGGAGTTGACGGCCGGCGGCACGTTGTTCCTCGACGGAGTGGGGGAGATGAGTCCGCGCTTGCAGGTCAAGTTGCTGCGCTTCCTGCAGGATGGCTGTTTCCGCCGGGTCGGCAGCGACGAGGAGGTGTACCTGGATGTGCGGGTGATCTGCGCGACCCAGGTCGATCTGTCCGAGCTGTGCGCCCGCGGCGAATTCCGCCAGGACCTCTACCACCGCCTCAACGTGCTGTCGCTGCACATCCCGCCGCTGCGCGAATGCATGGACGGCCTGGAAGGGCTGGTGCAGCATTTCCTCGACCAGGCCAGCCGGCAGATCGGTTGCCCGCTGCCGCGCCTGGCGCCGCCGGCTATGGAGAAACTCGGCCAGTATCATTGGCCGGGCAATGTGCGGCAGTTGGAAAACGTGTTGTTCCAGGCGGTGTCACTATGCGAAGGCGGGGTGGTGAAGAGCGAACATATTCGCTTGCCGGATTATGGCGCGCGTCAACCGTTGGGCGAGTTTTCCCTGGATGGCGATCTTTCGCAGATTGTCGGGCGGTTTGAAAGGGCGGTATTGGAAAGTTTGATGAGTGAGTTTCCAAGTAGTCGGGCGCTGGGAAAAAGATTGGGCGTTTCCCATACGACCATTGCCAACAAGTTGCGAGATTATTCGCTGAACAAGTCGGTGGAGTAA
- the argR gene encoding transcriptional regulator ArgR, with protein sequence MTTQRIGFLIWPSTKPLTLALAEEVLQVAQRVHPDVVYTMSYLQAEAGQEGAWRLPGEAWSGRLEGYHKLFLLADEPPAAIGSTLSAALKQLARSGCMIGGLSAGVYPLAALGLLDGYRAAVHWRWQDDFAERFPKVIATSHLFDWDRDRLTACGGMAVTDLLLAVLARDHGAELAGAVSEELVVERIREGGERQRIPLQNRLGSSHPKLTQAVLLMEANIEEPLTTDEIAQHVCVSRRQLERIFKQYLNRVPSQYYLELRLNKARQMLMQTSKSIIQIGLSCGFSSGPHFSSAYRNFFGATPREDRNQRRNSSPFELSSAPAERG encoded by the coding sequence ATGACCACCCAGCGAATCGGATTTCTCATCTGGCCCAGCACCAAGCCGCTGACCCTCGCGTTGGCCGAAGAGGTATTGCAGGTGGCCCAGCGGGTGCATCCGGACGTGGTCTATACGATGTCCTACCTGCAGGCCGAGGCCGGGCAGGAGGGCGCCTGGCGTCTGCCGGGCGAAGCGTGGAGTGGTCGACTGGAGGGGTACCACAAGCTGTTCCTGCTGGCTGATGAGCCGCCGGCGGCGATCGGTTCGACCTTGTCCGCCGCGCTCAAACAGTTGGCGCGCAGCGGATGCATGATCGGCGGCTTGTCCGCGGGCGTGTACCCGCTGGCGGCGCTGGGCCTGCTCGACGGCTACCGCGCCGCGGTGCATTGGCGCTGGCAGGATGATTTTGCCGAGCGCTTTCCCAAAGTGATCGCCACCAGCCATCTGTTCGATTGGGATCGTGATCGCCTGACCGCCTGCGGCGGCATGGCGGTGACCGACCTGCTGCTGGCTGTGCTCGCTCGGGATCACGGGGCGGAACTGGCCGGCGCGGTATCGGAAGAACTGGTGGTCGAGCGCATTCGCGAAGGTGGCGAGCGCCAGCGCATCCCGCTGCAGAACCGCCTGGGCTCCAGCCACCCCAAGCTCACCCAGGCGGTGCTGCTGATGGAGGCCAACATCGAAGAGCCGCTGACCACCGACGAAATCGCCCAGCACGTGTGCGTGTCCCGCCGCCAACTGGAACGGATCTTCAAGCAGTATCTCAATCGTGTACCTAGCCAGTATTACCTGGAGCTGCGCCTGAACAAGGCGCGGCAGATGCTGATGCAGACCAGCAAGTCGATCATCCAGATCGGCCTGTCCTGCGGCTTCTCCTCCGGGCCGCATTTCTCCAGCGCGTACCGCAACTTCTTCGGCGCCACGCCGCGCGAAGACCGTAACCAGCGACGTAACAGCAGCCCGTTCGAGCTGAGTTCGGCGCCGGCCGAGCGCGGCTGA
- a CDS encoding ABC transporter permease: MLKGYGAVILDGAWLTLQLALSSMALAIVLGLIGVALRLSPVRWLAWLGDLYSTVIRGIPDLVLILLIFYGGQDILNRVAPLLGYDDYIDLNPLVAGIGTLGFIFGAYLSETFRGAFLGIPKGQAEAGAAYGMSGVQVFFRIMVPQMIRLAIPGFTNNWLVLTKATALISVVGLQDMMFKAKQAADATREPFTFFLAVAALYLVLTSVSLLALKYLEKRYSVGVKAAEL, translated from the coding sequence ATGTTGAAAGGCTATGGGGCAGTCATCCTCGACGGGGCGTGGCTGACGCTACAGCTCGCCTTGTCGTCGATGGCCCTGGCCATCGTCCTCGGCCTGATCGGCGTGGCGCTGCGTTTGTCGCCGGTGCGCTGGTTGGCCTGGCTGGGGGATCTGTACTCCACGGTGATCCGTGGCATCCCTGACCTGGTCCTGATCCTGCTGATCTTCTATGGCGGTCAGGACATCCTCAACCGAGTGGCGCCGCTGCTCGGCTATGACGACTATATTGACCTCAACCCCCTGGTCGCCGGCATCGGCACGCTGGGTTTCATCTTTGGCGCGTACCTGTCGGAAACCTTCCGCGGTGCCTTCCTCGGCATCCCCAAGGGCCAGGCAGAGGCGGGCGCGGCCTACGGCATGAGCGGTGTCCAGGTGTTCTTCCGCATCATGGTGCCGCAGATGATCCGCCTGGCGATTCCGGGCTTCACCAACAACTGGCTGGTGCTGACCAAGGCGACCGCGCTGATTTCGGTGGTCGGCCTGCAGGACATGATGTTCAAGGCCAAGCAGGCGGCGGACGCCACCCGCGAACCCTTCACCTTCTTCCTCGCGGTGGCGGCGTTGTACCTGGTGCTGACCAGTGTCTCGCTGCTGGCGCTGAAGTATCTCGAGAAGCGCTACTCGGTGGGCGTCAAGGCGGCTGAACTATGA
- a CDS encoding ABC transporter permease — translation MIFDYNVIWEAMPLYLGGLLTTLKLLALSLLFGLLAAIPLGLMRVSKQPLVNMSAWLYTYVIRGTPMLVQLFLIYYGLAQFEAVRESIFWPWLSSATFCACLAFAVNTSAYTAEIIAGSLKATPHGEIEAAKAIGMSRMKMYRRILLPSALRRALPQYSNEVIMMLQTTSLASIVTLIDITGAARTVNAQYYLPFEAYITAGVFYLCLTFILVRLFKMAERRWLGYLAPRKH, via the coding sequence ATGATCTTCGACTACAACGTCATCTGGGAAGCCATGCCGCTGTACCTGGGCGGTCTGCTGACCACCCTCAAGCTGCTGGCGCTGTCGCTGCTGTTCGGCTTGCTGGCGGCCATCCCGCTGGGCCTGATGCGCGTCTCGAAACAGCCGCTGGTGAACATGAGCGCCTGGCTGTACACCTACGTGATCCGCGGCACGCCGATGCTGGTGCAGCTGTTCCTGATCTACTACGGCCTGGCCCAGTTCGAGGCGGTGCGCGAGAGCATCTTCTGGCCGTGGCTGTCCAGCGCGACCTTCTGCGCCTGCCTGGCCTTCGCCGTCAACACCAGCGCCTACACCGCCGAGATCATCGCCGGCAGCCTCAAGGCCACGCCCCATGGCGAGATCGAGGCGGCCAAGGCCATCGGCATGTCGCGCATGAAGATGTACCGCCGCATCCTGCTGCCTTCGGCGCTGCGTCGGGCGCTGCCGCAGTACAGCAACGAAGTGATCATGATGCTGCAGACCACCAGCCTGGCGTCGATCGTCACCCTGATCGACATCACCGGTGCCGCGCGCACGGTCAACGCCCAGTACTACCTGCCTTTCGAGGCCTACATCACGGCGGGCGTGTTCTACCTGTGCCTGACCTTCATCCTCGTGCGCCTGTTCAAGATGGCCGAACGCCGCTGGCTCGGTTACCTGGCGCCGCGCAAGCACTGA
- a CDS encoding aspartate aminotransferase family protein, with the protein MSVEQAPVQRADFDQVMVPNYSPAAFIPVRGEGSRVWDQTGRELIDFAGGIAVNALGHCHPALVKALTEQANTLWHVSNVFTNEPALRLAHKLVDATFAERAFFCNSGAESNEAAFKLARRVAHDRFGPEKHEIIATVNSFHGRTLFTVSVGGQPKYSDGFGPKITGISHVPYNDLEALKAQISDKTCAVVIEPIQGESGVVPADQAYLEGARKLCDEHNALLIFDEVQTGVGRTGSLYAYQHYGVTPDILTSAKSLGGGFPIGAMLTTSDLAKHLAVGTHGTTYGGNPLACAVACAVLDVVNTPETLAGIKAKHERFKTRLEKIGQETGLFTLVRGVGLLIGCVLSDAWKGKAKDILNAAEKEGVMVLQAGPDVVRFAPSLVVEDSDIDEGLERFERAVRKLTQG; encoded by the coding sequence ATGTCCGTTGAGCAAGCCCCGGTGCAACGTGCCGATTTCGACCAGGTCATGGTCCCCAACTACTCCCCGGCGGCCTTCATTCCTGTACGAGGCGAGGGCTCCCGAGTCTGGGACCAGACCGGTCGCGAGCTGATCGACTTCGCCGGCGGTATCGCCGTCAACGCCCTGGGCCACTGCCACCCGGCGCTGGTCAAGGCACTGACCGAGCAGGCCAACACCCTCTGGCACGTCTCCAACGTGTTCACCAACGAGCCGGCCCTGCGCCTGGCGCACAAGCTGGTGGACGCAACCTTTGCCGAGCGCGCGTTCTTCTGCAACTCCGGCGCCGAGTCCAACGAGGCCGCCTTCAAGCTGGCCCGTCGTGTCGCCCACGACCGCTTCGGCCCCGAGAAGCACGAGATCATCGCCACCGTGAACAGCTTCCACGGTCGTACCCTGTTCACCGTCAGCGTCGGTGGCCAGCCCAAGTACTCCGACGGCTTCGGGCCGAAGATCACCGGCATCAGCCACGTGCCGTACAACGATTTGGAAGCGTTGAAGGCGCAGATTTCCGACAAGACCTGCGCCGTGGTCATCGAGCCGATCCAGGGCGAGAGCGGTGTGGTGCCGGCCGACCAGGCCTACCTGGAAGGCGCGCGCAAGCTGTGCGACGAACACAACGCGCTGCTGATCTTCGATGAAGTGCAGACCGGCGTCGGCCGTACCGGCTCGCTGTATGCCTACCAGCACTACGGCGTCACCCCGGACATCCTGACCAGCGCCAAGAGCCTGGGCGGCGGCTTCCCGATTGGCGCGATGCTGACCACCAGCGACCTGGCCAAGCACCTGGCCGTCGGCACCCACGGCACCACTTACGGCGGCAACCCGCTGGCCTGTGCCGTCGCCTGCGCCGTGCTCGATGTGGTCAACACCCCGGAAACCCTGGCGGGCATCAAGGCCAAACATGAGCGTTTCAAGACCCGTCTGGAGAAAATCGGCCAGGAAACCGGCCTGTTCACCCTGGTGCGCGGTGTCGGCCTGCTGATCGGCTGCGTGCTCAGTGACGCCTGGAAGGGCAAGGCCAAGGACATCCTCAACGCCGCCGAGAAGGAAGGCGTGATGGTTCTGCAGGCAGGTCCCGATGTGGTGCGCTTCGCCCCGAGCCTGGTGGTCGAGGACAGCGATATCGATGAAGGCCTGGAGCGCTTCGAGCGCGCCGTGCGCAAACTGACCCAGGGCTGA